One Cuculus canorus isolate bCucCan1 chromosome 1, bCucCan1.pri, whole genome shotgun sequence DNA segment encodes these proteins:
- the LOC104060649 gene encoding alpha-2-macroglobulin-like protein 1 isoform X2 — translation MGAPVLLLALTLFLVAAAASLEPQYTVVFPAVIHQSQEEKLCIHLSSLTEDVHLASTLQVTTQNHTLVELDVEKPGTFQCITFQVPEIIHRKRDNSTLQVEKVAFLHVLIHSGDNVLFEGRKKVLVKPRKNIILIETDKNLYKPGETVKFRIVSLDDNLKVIKNEYSQIWLEDPEYNRIAEWLNVKSRNGIVDLSFLLASEAQLGEYAISVQQNMARKTFSVDEYVLEKFEIKIEHPPFITAEDEEFHLKVCGKYTYGKPVQGKIDVTFDTSPIILEYFSPGMRKQTSWTNKNGCANFMVNTEALELQETDLYVLVRAEMMENGTGAQTWEKAQLPIATRVKSIEFINLHLFYKRGLPYTGKVFCHSGNSSLRNETVYLIVDVNDEKTQLSFLTDENGEAHFSLDTSSWNSTMVSLKGTYYLENDNEQSSSELDTRAGYNIYWLKPFYSESNSFLEIKAKDDVMPCDQEQEVQVDYILDQNKLSSEADHIDFYYLVIAKGKILSSGEKQVPIIQHENLQGSFSLTLTVGNDFLPDINLLLFTVFSDGEVVADMEEFQIEKCFRHKVALDFSHKEEVPGSKVSLDLKAAPGSLCSVHAVDKSVLLKNNQTLTAQTLHKAVFDHSFTIGGRGFPYHLEDFEAYPCLPQQSSLHEKSQMGAPWYQSDADVFNVFKKLRMKILTNTRIKKPVSCVRPDFEIKMYSGKHHVFENIVSLGDSAPRSDNTKEPKPRTHFPETWIWDLISVGDEGQASLQVVVPDTITEWNANAFCVADTGFGFSSLTTLRVFQPFFVDLSLPYSVIQGETFILKATVFNYLKDCIQVHATLTETPELKVDACPDCQFTSCLCANEAKTFMWNVTATRPGKVNVTVSSVAEDSHDLCDNRIAVTLLRGERDTVIKPLLVKPGGVLHEKTQNAFLCAADNTVSDEFFLMLPAEVLEGSGRATFSVIGDIMGPALQNSDRLLQMPFGCGEQNMVHFAPNIFILQYLNKTKQLDPEIKDKALEFLRTGYQRQLLYKHDDGSYSAFGKADNQGNTWLTAFVARSFGQASSHIYINKHHVHDALVWLKKQQLPSGCFQSVGKLFNNDLKGGVDDTISLTAYITVALVELHMEKNDTMLDNALHCLKNVTFDKTSLYVKALMAYVFTLIKDMEMREQLLDMLEKETAELLTSHSSSEESSSVIETVAYILLAHVSKPDLTVSEVSVSKLVHWLSGQRNAFGGFASTQDTVVSLQALSQYAALIPQDMRDVKVTVKDKEASPLEFHVHKNNKLVLHQASLLTVPGTYTVQVTGSGCVYVQTALYYNTPPPEKEEVFLLDVETVPRECDGVRKELDIQVSVSYVGDRETSNMALVEVEMLSGFLPMKSSVKDIEKILLVKKTEIKPDKLTIYLEELSKNSLKLNISVEQDIEVQNLKAATVHVYDYYKPGEISLA, via the exons ATGGGAGCACCAGTGCTCCTCTTGGCCCTGACCTTATTCCTAGTCGCAGCTGCAGCAAGCCTGGAACC TCAATATACAGTGGTGTTCCCTGCTGTCATTCACCAGTCCCAAGAGGAGAAGCTCTGCATTCACCTCAGCTCGCTGACTGAAGATGTCCACTTAGCTAGCACCTTGCAGGTAACAACCCAGAATCATACGctggtggaactggatgtggAGAAGCCAGGCACTTTTCAGTGCATCACCTTCCAG GTACCAGAGATCATTCACAGGAAAAGAGATAATTCCACCTTACAG GTAGAGAAGGTGGCTTTTCTGCACGTTCTGATTCATAGTGGGGACAATGTGCTCTTTGAGGGTCGCAAGAAGGTTCTGGTCAAGCCTCGGAAGAATATAATTCTGATAGAGACAGACAAGAACTTATACAAACCTGGAGAAACAG TGAAATTTCGGATTGTGAGCCTTGATGACAATCTTAAGGTCATTAAAAATGAG tattccCAGATATGGCTGGAG GATCCTGAATATAACCGAATTGCTGAGTGGCTGAATGTAAAGTCAAGAAATGGCATCGTGGATCTATCCTTCCTCCTGGCCTCTGAAGCACAGCTTGGGGAGTATGCCATCTCAGTGCAACAAAACATGGCTAGAAAAACATTCAGTGTTGATGAATATG TGCTggaaaaatttgaaataaagattGAACATCCTCCATTTATCACTGCAGAAGATGAGGAATTTCATCTGAAGGTCTGTGGCAA ATATACTTATGGAAAGCCTGTTCAAGGGAAAATAGATGTTACCTTTGACACATCACCCATTATCTTGGAATATTTTTCACCTGGGATGAGGAAGCAAACTAGCTGG ACAAACAAGAATGGTTGTGCTAATTTTATGGTAAATACAGAGGCTCTGGAATTACAAGAGACCGACCTCTATGTACTTGTGAGAGCAGAAATGATGGAAAATGGAACAG GAGCACAGACTTGGGAAAAGGCTCAACTTCCTATTGCAACAAGAGTGAAGTCTATAGAATTTATCAACCTCCATTTATTCTACAAACGTGGACTACCATACACAGGGAAG GTGTTCTGCCACAGTGGCAATTCTTctttaagaaatgaaacagtCTACCTAATAGTTGATGTCAATGATGAGAAGACACAGCTGTCATTCCTCACAGATGAGAATGGGGAAGCCCACTTCTCACTGGATACCAGCAGCTGGAACAGCACAATGGTTTCTCTGAAG GGTACCTACTACCTTGAAAATGACAACGAGCAAAGTTCTTCTGAACTTGATACAAGAGCTGGGTATAACATCTACTGGCTGAAACCTTTCTACTCTGAGAGCAACAGCTTCCTTGAGATCAAGGCCAAGGATGATGTGATGCCCTGTGATCAAGAGCAGGAAGTGCAAGTGGATTATATCCTTGACCAGAATAAACTCAGCTCTGAAGCAGACCATATTGACTTCTACTACTTG GTGATAGCAAAAGGCAAGATCCTTTCCAGTGGAGAGAAGCAGGTGCCAATTATCCAGCATGAGA ATCTGCAGGGCTCCTTCTCATTGACTCTGACTGTTGGCAATGACTTCCTGCCTGACATCAACCTTCTACTGTTCACAGTCTTCTCAGATGGAGAGGTGGTGGCTGATATGGAAGAGTTTCAAATAGAAAAGTGCTTTAGACACAAG GTGGCACTGGACTTCTCACACAAGGAGGAAGTCCCAGGATCAAAAGTCAGTCTAGACCTCAAGGCTGCTCCAGGGTCTTTGTGCTCTGTCCATGCTGTTGACAAGAGTGTCCTCCTGAAGAATAACCAGACACTAACAGCACAGACA CTGCATAAGGCAGTGTTTGATCACAGCTTTACCATTGGAGGACGAGGGTTCCCCTATCACTTGGAAGACTTTGAGGCGTACCCTTGTCTGCCCCAGCAGTCCAGTCTCCACGAAAAGAGTCAGATGGGAGCACCATGGTACCAAAGTGATGCTgatgtttttaatgtgtttaag AAATTGCGCATGAAAATATTAACCAATACTAGAATCAAGAAACCAGTTTCCTGTGTGCGACCAGACTTCGAGATAAAGATGTATTCTGGAAAACACCATGTTTTTG aaaatattgttAGCCTTGGTGATTCTGCACCTCGTTCTGATAACACAAAGGAGCCAAAACCTCGGACACATTTTCCAGAGACATGGATTTGGGATTTGATCTCTGTTGG GGATGAGGGACAAGCGTCTCTCCAAGTTGTTGTGCCTGACACCATCACCGAATGGAATGCCAACGCCTTCTGTGTTGCTGATACTGGCTTTGGGTTCTCATCTCTGACCACTCTCAGAGTCTTCCAGCCTTTCTTTGTGGATCTGTCATTGCCATACTCTGTCATCCAAGGAGAGACTTTCATCCTAAAAGCCACTGTCTTCAACTATCTCAAGGACTGTATCCAG GTGCATGCCACTCTCACAGAGACCCCAGAACTAAAGGTGGATGCCTGTCCAGACTGCCAGTTCACCAGCTGCCTCTGTGCCAACGAAGCAAAGACCTTCATGTGGAACGTGACAGCCACCAGGCCAG GCAAAGTGAATGTCACTGTGAGCAGTGTGGCAGAAGATTCGCATGACCTGTGTGATAACAGGATTGCTGTGACGCTTTTGCGAGGAGAGAGAGACACAGTGATAAAACCTCTGCTTGTGAAG CCAGGAGGTGTCCTACATGAGAAGACTCAAAATGcctttctctgtgctgcag ATAATACCGTCTCTGATGAGTTCTTCCTGATGCTGCCTGCAGAAGTGCTGGAGGGATCTGGCCGAGCCACTTTCTCTGTAATTG GAGACATCATGGGCCCAGCACTACAAAATTCAGACAGACTGTTACAGATGCCCTTTGGCTGTGGTGAACAGAACATGGTTCACTTTGCACCAAACATCTTCATACTCCAGTACTTGAATAAGACTAAACAACTGGACCCAGAAATCAAAGATAAAGCACTGGAATTCCTGAGAACAG GTTACCAGCGTCAGCTGCTCTACAAACATGATGACGGCTCCTACAGTGCCTTTGGGAAAGCTGACAACCAGGGCAACACATG GTTGACAGCTTTTGTAGCCAGGTCCTTTGGACAAGCTAGCTCTCACATTTACATCAATAAGCATCATGTGCACGATGCTCTGGTCTggctgaagaagcagcagctgcccagtgGCTGCTTCCAGAGTGTGGGGAAGCTCTTCAATAATGACTTGAAG GGTGGTGTGGATGATACAATCTCATTAACAGCCTATATCACTGTTGCACTGGTGGAGCTCCATATGGAGAAGAAT GACACTATGCTGGATAATGCCTTACATTGCCTCAAGAATGTAACATTTGATAAGACAAGCCTTTATGTCAAGGCCTTGATGGCCTATGTCTTTACTCTGATCAAAGACATGGAGATGAGAGAGCAGCTCCTGGATATGTTAGAGAAGGAAACTG CAGAGCTTCTGACATCACATTCCAGTAGTGAAGAATCTTCTTCTGTGATTGAGACAGTAGCCTACATTCTACTAGCGCATGTCTCCAAACCAGACTTGACAGTCAGTGAAGTCTCAGTGAGCAAACTTGTGCACTGGCTCAGTGgacaaagaaatgcttttggcGGATTTGCTTCCACACAG GACACAGTTGTTAGCCTGCAGGCTCTGTCTCAGTACGCAGCCCTGATTCCTCAGGACATGAGAGATGTGAAGGTGACAGTTAAAGACAAGGAGGCTTCTCCACTGGAGTTCCATGTGCACAAGAATAACAAGTTGGTCCTGCATCAGGCATCTCTCCTTACAGTCCCAGGGACATACACAGTGCAGGTGACTGGCAGTGGCTGCGTTTATGTGCAG ACCGCTTTGTACTATAACACTCCACcaccagaaaaagaagaggtCTTTCTCCTGGATGTGGAAACAGTACCAAGAGAATGCGATGGTGTCAGGAAAGAGCTTGACATCCAAGTGTCTGTCAG TTATGTAGGGGATCGTGAGACCAGTAACATGGCCttggtggaggtggagatgctGTCAGGGTTCTTGCCTATGAAGAGTTCTGTGAAAGAC ATAGAGAAGATACTCCTGGTGAAAAAGACAGAGATAAAACCAGACAAACTCACAATCTACCTGGAAGAG CTGAGTAAGAATTCTCTGAAGCTTAACATCTCAGTGGAACAAGATATTGAAGTGCAGAACCTGAAAGCAGCAACAGTGCATGTCTATGACTACTATAAGCCAGGTGAGATTTCACTGGCATAG
- the LOC104060649 gene encoding alpha-2-macroglobulin-like protein 1 isoform X1 encodes MGAPVLLLALTLFLVAAAASLEPQYTVVFPAVIHQSQEEKLCIHLSSLTEDVHLASTLQVTTQNHTLVELDVEKPGTFQCITFQVPEIIHRKRDNSTLQVEKVAFLHVLIHSGDNVLFEGRKKVLVKPRKNIILIETDKNLYKPGETVKFRIVSLDDNLKVIKNEYSQIWLEDPEYNRIAEWLNVKSRNGIVDLSFLLASEAQLGEYAISVQQNMARKTFSVDEYVLEKFEIKIEHPPFITAEDEEFHLKVCGKYTYGKPVQGKIDVTFDTSPIILEYFSPGMRKQTSWTNKNGCANFMVNTEALELQETDLYVLVRAEMMENGTGAQTWEKAQLPIATRVKSIEFINLHLFYKRGLPYTGKVFCHSGNSSLRNETVYLIVDVNDEKTQLSFLTDENGEAHFSLDTSSWNSTMVSLKGTYYLENDNEQSSSELDTRAGYNIYWLKPFYSESNSFLEIKAKDDVMPCDQEQEVQVDYILDQNKLSSEADHIDFYYLVIAKGKILSSGEKQVPIIQHENLQGSFSLTLTVGNDFLPDINLLLFTVFSDGEVVADMEEFQIEKCFRHKVALDFSHKEEVPGSKVSLDLKAAPGSLCSVHAVDKSVLLKNNQTLTAQTLHKAVFDHSFTIGGRGFPYHLEDFEAYPCLPQQSSLHEKSQMGAPWYQSDADVFNVFKKLRMKILTNTRIKKPVSCVRPDFEIKMYSGKHHVFENIVSLGDSAPRSDNTKEPKPRTHFPETWIWDLISVGDEGQASLQVVVPDTITEWNANAFCVADTGFGFSSLTTLRVFQPFFVDLSLPYSVIQGETFILKATVFNYLKDCIQVHATLTETPELKVDACPDCQFTSCLCANEAKTFMWNVTATRPGKVNVTVSSVAEDSHDLCDNRIAVTLLRGERDTVIKPLLVKPGGVLHEKTQNAFLCAADNTVSDEFFLMLPAEVLEGSGRATFSVIGDIMGPALQNSDRLLQMPFGCGEQNMVHFAPNIFILQYLNKTKQLDPEIKDKALEFLRTGYQRQLLYKHDDGSYSAFGKADNQGNTWLTAFVARSFGQASSHIYINKHHVHDALVWLKKQQLPSGCFQSVGKLFNNDLKGGVDDTISLTAYITVALVELHMEKNDTMLDNALHCLKNVTFDKTSLYVKALMAYVFTLIKDMEMREQLLDMLEKETAELLTSHSSSEESSSVIETVAYILLAHVSKPDLTVSEVSVSKLVHWLSGQRNAFGGFASTQDTVVSLQALSQYAALIPQDMRDVKVTVKDKEASPLEFHVHKNNKLVLHQASLLTVPGTYTVQVTGSGCVYVQTALYYNTPPPEKEEVFLLDVETVPRECDGVRKELDIQVSVSYVGDRETSNMALVEVEMLSGFLPMKSSVKDIEKILLVKKTEIKPDKLTIYLEELSKNSLKLNISVEQDIEVQNLKAATVHVYDYYKPDDRTAREYVFPCNSS; translated from the exons ATGGGAGCACCAGTGCTCCTCTTGGCCCTGACCTTATTCCTAGTCGCAGCTGCAGCAAGCCTGGAACC TCAATATACAGTGGTGTTCCCTGCTGTCATTCACCAGTCCCAAGAGGAGAAGCTCTGCATTCACCTCAGCTCGCTGACTGAAGATGTCCACTTAGCTAGCACCTTGCAGGTAACAACCCAGAATCATACGctggtggaactggatgtggAGAAGCCAGGCACTTTTCAGTGCATCACCTTCCAG GTACCAGAGATCATTCACAGGAAAAGAGATAATTCCACCTTACAG GTAGAGAAGGTGGCTTTTCTGCACGTTCTGATTCATAGTGGGGACAATGTGCTCTTTGAGGGTCGCAAGAAGGTTCTGGTCAAGCCTCGGAAGAATATAATTCTGATAGAGACAGACAAGAACTTATACAAACCTGGAGAAACAG TGAAATTTCGGATTGTGAGCCTTGATGACAATCTTAAGGTCATTAAAAATGAG tattccCAGATATGGCTGGAG GATCCTGAATATAACCGAATTGCTGAGTGGCTGAATGTAAAGTCAAGAAATGGCATCGTGGATCTATCCTTCCTCCTGGCCTCTGAAGCACAGCTTGGGGAGTATGCCATCTCAGTGCAACAAAACATGGCTAGAAAAACATTCAGTGTTGATGAATATG TGCTggaaaaatttgaaataaagattGAACATCCTCCATTTATCACTGCAGAAGATGAGGAATTTCATCTGAAGGTCTGTGGCAA ATATACTTATGGAAAGCCTGTTCAAGGGAAAATAGATGTTACCTTTGACACATCACCCATTATCTTGGAATATTTTTCACCTGGGATGAGGAAGCAAACTAGCTGG ACAAACAAGAATGGTTGTGCTAATTTTATGGTAAATACAGAGGCTCTGGAATTACAAGAGACCGACCTCTATGTACTTGTGAGAGCAGAAATGATGGAAAATGGAACAG GAGCACAGACTTGGGAAAAGGCTCAACTTCCTATTGCAACAAGAGTGAAGTCTATAGAATTTATCAACCTCCATTTATTCTACAAACGTGGACTACCATACACAGGGAAG GTGTTCTGCCACAGTGGCAATTCTTctttaagaaatgaaacagtCTACCTAATAGTTGATGTCAATGATGAGAAGACACAGCTGTCATTCCTCACAGATGAGAATGGGGAAGCCCACTTCTCACTGGATACCAGCAGCTGGAACAGCACAATGGTTTCTCTGAAG GGTACCTACTACCTTGAAAATGACAACGAGCAAAGTTCTTCTGAACTTGATACAAGAGCTGGGTATAACATCTACTGGCTGAAACCTTTCTACTCTGAGAGCAACAGCTTCCTTGAGATCAAGGCCAAGGATGATGTGATGCCCTGTGATCAAGAGCAGGAAGTGCAAGTGGATTATATCCTTGACCAGAATAAACTCAGCTCTGAAGCAGACCATATTGACTTCTACTACTTG GTGATAGCAAAAGGCAAGATCCTTTCCAGTGGAGAGAAGCAGGTGCCAATTATCCAGCATGAGA ATCTGCAGGGCTCCTTCTCATTGACTCTGACTGTTGGCAATGACTTCCTGCCTGACATCAACCTTCTACTGTTCACAGTCTTCTCAGATGGAGAGGTGGTGGCTGATATGGAAGAGTTTCAAATAGAAAAGTGCTTTAGACACAAG GTGGCACTGGACTTCTCACACAAGGAGGAAGTCCCAGGATCAAAAGTCAGTCTAGACCTCAAGGCTGCTCCAGGGTCTTTGTGCTCTGTCCATGCTGTTGACAAGAGTGTCCTCCTGAAGAATAACCAGACACTAACAGCACAGACA CTGCATAAGGCAGTGTTTGATCACAGCTTTACCATTGGAGGACGAGGGTTCCCCTATCACTTGGAAGACTTTGAGGCGTACCCTTGTCTGCCCCAGCAGTCCAGTCTCCACGAAAAGAGTCAGATGGGAGCACCATGGTACCAAAGTGATGCTgatgtttttaatgtgtttaag AAATTGCGCATGAAAATATTAACCAATACTAGAATCAAGAAACCAGTTTCCTGTGTGCGACCAGACTTCGAGATAAAGATGTATTCTGGAAAACACCATGTTTTTG aaaatattgttAGCCTTGGTGATTCTGCACCTCGTTCTGATAACACAAAGGAGCCAAAACCTCGGACACATTTTCCAGAGACATGGATTTGGGATTTGATCTCTGTTGG GGATGAGGGACAAGCGTCTCTCCAAGTTGTTGTGCCTGACACCATCACCGAATGGAATGCCAACGCCTTCTGTGTTGCTGATACTGGCTTTGGGTTCTCATCTCTGACCACTCTCAGAGTCTTCCAGCCTTTCTTTGTGGATCTGTCATTGCCATACTCTGTCATCCAAGGAGAGACTTTCATCCTAAAAGCCACTGTCTTCAACTATCTCAAGGACTGTATCCAG GTGCATGCCACTCTCACAGAGACCCCAGAACTAAAGGTGGATGCCTGTCCAGACTGCCAGTTCACCAGCTGCCTCTGTGCCAACGAAGCAAAGACCTTCATGTGGAACGTGACAGCCACCAGGCCAG GCAAAGTGAATGTCACTGTGAGCAGTGTGGCAGAAGATTCGCATGACCTGTGTGATAACAGGATTGCTGTGACGCTTTTGCGAGGAGAGAGAGACACAGTGATAAAACCTCTGCTTGTGAAG CCAGGAGGTGTCCTACATGAGAAGACTCAAAATGcctttctctgtgctgcag ATAATACCGTCTCTGATGAGTTCTTCCTGATGCTGCCTGCAGAAGTGCTGGAGGGATCTGGCCGAGCCACTTTCTCTGTAATTG GAGACATCATGGGCCCAGCACTACAAAATTCAGACAGACTGTTACAGATGCCCTTTGGCTGTGGTGAACAGAACATGGTTCACTTTGCACCAAACATCTTCATACTCCAGTACTTGAATAAGACTAAACAACTGGACCCAGAAATCAAAGATAAAGCACTGGAATTCCTGAGAACAG GTTACCAGCGTCAGCTGCTCTACAAACATGATGACGGCTCCTACAGTGCCTTTGGGAAAGCTGACAACCAGGGCAACACATG GTTGACAGCTTTTGTAGCCAGGTCCTTTGGACAAGCTAGCTCTCACATTTACATCAATAAGCATCATGTGCACGATGCTCTGGTCTggctgaagaagcagcagctgcccagtgGCTGCTTCCAGAGTGTGGGGAAGCTCTTCAATAATGACTTGAAG GGTGGTGTGGATGATACAATCTCATTAACAGCCTATATCACTGTTGCACTGGTGGAGCTCCATATGGAGAAGAAT GACACTATGCTGGATAATGCCTTACATTGCCTCAAGAATGTAACATTTGATAAGACAAGCCTTTATGTCAAGGCCTTGATGGCCTATGTCTTTACTCTGATCAAAGACATGGAGATGAGAGAGCAGCTCCTGGATATGTTAGAGAAGGAAACTG CAGAGCTTCTGACATCACATTCCAGTAGTGAAGAATCTTCTTCTGTGATTGAGACAGTAGCCTACATTCTACTAGCGCATGTCTCCAAACCAGACTTGACAGTCAGTGAAGTCTCAGTGAGCAAACTTGTGCACTGGCTCAGTGgacaaagaaatgcttttggcGGATTTGCTTCCACACAG GACACAGTTGTTAGCCTGCAGGCTCTGTCTCAGTACGCAGCCCTGATTCCTCAGGACATGAGAGATGTGAAGGTGACAGTTAAAGACAAGGAGGCTTCTCCACTGGAGTTCCATGTGCACAAGAATAACAAGTTGGTCCTGCATCAGGCATCTCTCCTTACAGTCCCAGGGACATACACAGTGCAGGTGACTGGCAGTGGCTGCGTTTATGTGCAG ACCGCTTTGTACTATAACACTCCACcaccagaaaaagaagaggtCTTTCTCCTGGATGTGGAAACAGTACCAAGAGAATGCGATGGTGTCAGGAAAGAGCTTGACATCCAAGTGTCTGTCAG TTATGTAGGGGATCGTGAGACCAGTAACATGGCCttggtggaggtggagatgctGTCAGGGTTCTTGCCTATGAAGAGTTCTGTGAAAGAC ATAGAGAAGATACTCCTGGTGAAAAAGACAGAGATAAAACCAGACAAACTCACAATCTACCTGGAAGAG CTGAGTAAGAATTCTCTGAAGCTTAACATCTCAGTGGAACAAGATATTGAAGTGCAGAACCTGAAAGCAGCAACAGTGCATGTCTATGACTACTATAAGCCAG ATGACCGCACAGCAAGAGAATATGTTTTCCCTTGCAATTCAAGCTAG